A stretch of the Arachis stenosperma cultivar V10309 chromosome 6, arast.V10309.gnm1.PFL2, whole genome shotgun sequence genome encodes the following:
- the LOC130936595 gene encoding uncharacterized protein LOC130936595, translating to MGCTYSVYRKKKSRFPEVVILAPSTRIPVQCDLQRELKGVVPKDLAHKLSSLRNQIALVAEDTGGSAVAELKRALNEYLSLLIGLTKKEHGLEGLIEFKWKNLEDFRQDSSIANVWFEILSAVHLLAMLTLSEADSLMIPKDNSGSGFRVVCSDSKREAVDLLLKASGYLEFCVRNILTWIPAEIKKVLPQDLKDGVLEAIAIQALGQGTEIQLGLAVESQKATLSVKRRLACEQLLYFSQAYHCLTGCELNQGHGKKHLKFIKWKFLESKAAAYYYHGLILDKGNEGSNNLSAVSCFLAAQQLLAESKKACLTFCLAAPVTRAPPLWGVMKHLHQKIPDVASRKSQMYGFLLDQDKGVQALPELPEFQLSLRPDDYELPEIDPSWDNTNWGTLGQPLKEHLRDSDDEKENSSTHSFHIGPA from the exons atggggTGCACTTACTCAGTGTATAGAAAGAAGAAATCAAGGTTCCCTGAAGTTGTGATCTTGGCTCCATCAACAAGAATTCCAGTTCAATGTGATCTTCAAAGGGAACTCAAAGGAGTAGTCCCTAAGGATCTTGCTCATAAATTGTCCTCGCTGAGAAATCAGATAGCATTGGTTGCCGAAGATACTG GTGGATCAGCCGTTGCTGAATTGAAGAGAGCTTTGAATGAATACTTATCTCTTCTGATTGGTCTTACCAAGAAAG AGCATGGCCTTGAGGGACTAATTGAATTCAAGTGGAAAAATCTTGAAGATTTTCGGCAA GATAGCAGTATAGCAAATGTCTGGTTTGAGATTCTATCTGCTGTTCATCTTTTGGCTATGCTGACGCTATCCGAAGCCGATTCGCTGATGATTCCGAAAGACAATTCAGGCTCTGGATTCAGGGTTGTATGTTCAG ATAGCAAGAGAGAAGCAGTTGACTTGTTACTCAAGGCATCCGGATACCTCGAGTTCTGCGTCCGGAATATTCTTACCTGGATACCCGCCGAAATCAA GAAAGTTTTGCCCCAGGACTTGAAGGATGGTGTATTGGAGGCTATAGCTATTCAAGCATTAGGCCAG GGAACTGAAATTCAGCTTGGTCTTGCGGTGGAATCTCAGAAGGCAACTTTGTCTGTGAAGAGGAGGTTGGCATGTGAACAATTGCTCTACTTTAGTCAG GCTTATCATTGCTTGACAGGATGTGAACTCAACCAAGGCCATGGAAAGAAGCATCTCAAGTTCATTAAATGGAAATTCCTTGAATCCAAG GCCGCAGCATATTACTACCATGGTCTGATCCTTGACAAGGGTAACGAAGGCAGCAACAACCTCAGCGCCGTTTCTTGTTTTCTTGCGGCACAACAACTTCTGGCGGAAAGCAAGAAGGCTTGCCTTACCTTTTGTCTTGCAGCTCCAGTCACAAG GGCTCCTCCACTCTGGGGTGTTATGAAGCATTTACATCAGAAAATTCCTGATGTTGCATCAAGGAAATCCCAAATGTATGGCTTCCTTTTGGACCAAGACAA GGGTGTTCAAGCATTGCCAGAGTTACCTGAGTTCCAATTGTCATTGCGTCCAGATGACTATGAACTCCCAGAAATTGATCCATCATGGGACAATACAAACTGGGGAACTCTAGGACAGCCATTGAAAGAGCACCTTAGAGATAGTGACGATGAGAAAGAGAATTCATCAACTCATTCATTTCATATAGGACCTGCTTAA
- the LOC130935774 gene encoding uncharacterized protein LOC130935774, whose translation MADPMMKALTAIALIASLLVCSSLASSDVPFIVAHKKATLNRINSGAERVSVTIDIYNQGTSTAYDVSLTDDGWPSDKFSVISGSTTKSWEKLDAGGILSHTFELETNTKGVFAGEPAVIKFRVPTKAALQEALSTPILPLDVLADRPPEQKFEWAKRLLAKYGSLISVISIIVLFVYLVATPSKSSTKGSKKRR comes from the exons ATGGCGGATCCAATGATGAAGGCACTCACCGCTATAGCTCTGATAGCATCGCTGTTGGTGTGTTCCTCACTTGCTTCCTCCGACGTCCCTTTCATCGTCGCGCACAAGAAGGCCACGCTCAACAGGATCAATTCCGGTGCTGAGAGGGTTTCCGTCACCATCGACATCTATAACCAAGGAACCTC GACTGCATATGATGTAAGTCTAACAGATGATGGCTGGCCAAGTGATAAATTTAGTGTAATCAGTGGTAGCACCACAAAGTCATGGGAGAAGCTTGATGC TGGTGGCATCCTCTCCCACACTTTTGAGCTTGAGACAAATACAAAGGGAGTATTTGCTGGCGAACCAGCTGTCATAAAATTCCGTGTTCCCACAAAGGCTGCTTTACAG GAGGCATTATCAACTCCCATATTGCCCTTGGATGTTCTTGCTGATAGACCTCCTGAGCAGAAGTTTGAATGG GCTAAG AGGTTGCTGGCTAAGTATGGATCTCTTATCTCGGTGATATCCATCATTGTTCTGTTTGTGTATCTGGTTGCTACACCATCAAAGTCCAGCACAAAAGGAAGCAAGAAGAGGCGTTAA